One region of Gossypium raimondii isolate GPD5lz chromosome 6, ASM2569854v1, whole genome shotgun sequence genomic DNA includes:
- the LOC105773432 gene encoding uncharacterized protein LOC105773432 isoform X1 gives MMALENKETMQNCEATLKCLQTKGFPYNLQCNRNSVEGIPELKHDFGTHPGRDVVEPVCSLSGEFMELPNEFYHKPTLHHECGSWSTFYPDSHKLQAYPLNAFGGQVYHFPVDNRFHYAPFNVITHGYPYEFQFQDFQYFVVIDFEATCDKERNPHPQEIIEFPSVIVSSVTGQLEACFQTYVRPTCNQLLSDFCKDLTGIQQIQVDRGVTLSEALIRHDKWLEKKGIKNTNFAVVTWSNWDCRVMLESECRFKKIRKPPYFNRWINLKVPFREVYGGMRCNLKEAVEMAGLAWQGRAHCGLDDAKNTAHLLTLMMRKGFKFAITNSLLWQASDGPLIWNPVPENMAFFPHHPHKPKDQQMPLFHYHPYCFCGVKSSKGVVREPGPKQGSVFFGCGNWTVNRGARCHYFEWASS, from the exons ATGATGGCCCTTGAAAATAaag AAACAATGCAGAACTGTGAGGCAACCTTAAAATGCCTCCAGACAAAGGGGTTCCCGTACAACCTGCAATGTAACAGGAATTCAGTTGAAGGCATTCCAGAGCTTAAACATGATTTCGGTACTCATCCGGGCAGAGATGTTGTAGaaccagtttgctctttgagTGGAGAGTTTATGGAACTTCCGAATGAATTTTACCACAAACCTACACTCCACCATGAATGTGGCTCATGGTCGACCTTCTATCCTGATTCTCATAAGTTGCAGGCATACCCGTTGAATGCTTTTGGGGGCCAAGTTTACCACTTTCCTGTGGATAACCGATTTCATTATGCCCCATTTAATGTGATCACTCATGGATACCCGTACGAATTCCAGTTCCAAGATTTTCAGTACTTTGTGGTCATAGATTTTGAGGCTACCTGTGACAAGGAGAGAAACCCACATCCACAGGAGATTATCGAGTTTCCATCTGTTATTGTGAGTAGTGTTACTGGGCAGCTGGAAGCTTGTTTTCAGACATACGTCCGACCAACTTGCAATCAACTCCTGAGTGATTTCTGCAAGGATCTGACTGGCATCCAACAAATTCAG GTAGATAGAGGTGTTACTTTGAGTGAAGCTCTTATTAGGCATGATAAATGGCTCGAGAAGAAGGGCATAAAGAACACTAACTTTGCTGTGGTGACATGGTCGAACTGGGATTGTCGGGTTATGCTGGAATCTGAGTGCCGGTTCAAGAAGATTCGTAAACCTCCTTACTTTAACCG ATGGATTAACTTAAAAGTTCCCTTCCGTGAGGTTTACGGTGGCATGAGATGCAATCTGAAGGAGGCAGTTGAGATGGCCGGTCTAGCCTGGCAGGGCCGTGCCCATTGCGGCCTCGATGATGCCAAAAACACTGCTCACTTACTTACCCTCATGATGCGCAAAGGTTTTAAATTTGCGATCACGAACTCACTGTTGTGGCAGGCTAGTGATGGTCCATTGATTTGGAACCCGGTCCCCGAGAACATGGCCTTCTTTCCACATCACCCCCACAAGCCAAAGGATCAGCAAATGCCCCTATTCCATTACCACCCTTATTGTTTCTGTGGGGTGAAGAGTAGCAAAGGAGTGGTTCGGGAGCCCGGACCGAAGCAAGGAAGTGTGTTCTTCGGTTGTGGAAACTGGACTGTCAACCGAGGTGCCCGCTGCCACTACTTCGAGTGGGCTTCGTCCTGA
- the LOC105773432 gene encoding uncharacterized protein LOC105773432 isoform X2, whose translation MQNCEATLKCLQTKGFPYNLQCNRNSVEGIPELKHDFGTHPGRDVVEPVCSLSGEFMELPNEFYHKPTLHHECGSWSTFYPDSHKLQAYPLNAFGGQVYHFPVDNRFHYAPFNVITHGYPYEFQFQDFQYFVVIDFEATCDKERNPHPQEIIEFPSVIVSSVTGQLEACFQTYVRPTCNQLLSDFCKDLTGIQQIQVDRGVTLSEALIRHDKWLEKKGIKNTNFAVVTWSNWDCRVMLESECRFKKIRKPPYFNRWINLKVPFREVYGGMRCNLKEAVEMAGLAWQGRAHCGLDDAKNTAHLLTLMMRKGFKFAITNSLLWQASDGPLIWNPVPENMAFFPHHPHKPKDQQMPLFHYHPYCFCGVKSSKGVVREPGPKQGSVFFGCGNWTVNRGARCHYFEWASS comes from the exons ATGCAGAACTGTGAGGCAACCTTAAAATGCCTCCAGACAAAGGGGTTCCCGTACAACCTGCAATGTAACAGGAATTCAGTTGAAGGCATTCCAGAGCTTAAACATGATTTCGGTACTCATCCGGGCAGAGATGTTGTAGaaccagtttgctctttgagTGGAGAGTTTATGGAACTTCCGAATGAATTTTACCACAAACCTACACTCCACCATGAATGTGGCTCATGGTCGACCTTCTATCCTGATTCTCATAAGTTGCAGGCATACCCGTTGAATGCTTTTGGGGGCCAAGTTTACCACTTTCCTGTGGATAACCGATTTCATTATGCCCCATTTAATGTGATCACTCATGGATACCCGTACGAATTCCAGTTCCAAGATTTTCAGTACTTTGTGGTCATAGATTTTGAGGCTACCTGTGACAAGGAGAGAAACCCACATCCACAGGAGATTATCGAGTTTCCATCTGTTATTGTGAGTAGTGTTACTGGGCAGCTGGAAGCTTGTTTTCAGACATACGTCCGACCAACTTGCAATCAACTCCTGAGTGATTTCTGCAAGGATCTGACTGGCATCCAACAAATTCAG GTAGATAGAGGTGTTACTTTGAGTGAAGCTCTTATTAGGCATGATAAATGGCTCGAGAAGAAGGGCATAAAGAACACTAACTTTGCTGTGGTGACATGGTCGAACTGGGATTGTCGGGTTATGCTGGAATCTGAGTGCCGGTTCAAGAAGATTCGTAAACCTCCTTACTTTAACCG ATGGATTAACTTAAAAGTTCCCTTCCGTGAGGTTTACGGTGGCATGAGATGCAATCTGAAGGAGGCAGTTGAGATGGCCGGTCTAGCCTGGCAGGGCCGTGCCCATTGCGGCCTCGATGATGCCAAAAACACTGCTCACTTACTTACCCTCATGATGCGCAAAGGTTTTAAATTTGCGATCACGAACTCACTGTTGTGGCAGGCTAGTGATGGTCCATTGATTTGGAACCCGGTCCCCGAGAACATGGCCTTCTTTCCACATCACCCCCACAAGCCAAAGGATCAGCAAATGCCCCTATTCCATTACCACCCTTATTGTTTCTGTGGGGTGAAGAGTAGCAAAGGAGTGGTTCGGGAGCCCGGACCGAAGCAAGGAAGTGTGTTCTTCGGTTGTGGAAACTGGACTGTCAACCGAGGTGCCCGCTGCCACTACTTCGAGTGGGCTTCGTCCTGA